GAAGGTGTCGGTACGGCAAGCGGTGCAGAGGCCCGTGTCGTAAATCTGGTCTCTGGGGACGCCCCCATCGCAGAGCTGGCGTACGATCGCTTCAGGCAGATCGAGATGGGCGCTGCCGGAAGGGCCTGGCACGAAGACCTCCCTGGAGCCGGGAACAGAAGTCTTCCACGCCTCTTCCACCTCGGGGCCCACCTCGTAACAACAGGCCCTAATGCCAGGGCCTATGGCGGCGTGGAGGTCCAAGGGGTCGCTGCCAAGCTCCTTGACCATGGTCCTCACCAGGCCTCTTGCGATACCCTTCCTCAGGCCCTCGCGCCCGGCATGGGCGAGCCCTAAGGCCCGACGACGGGGGTCGTAGAAGACGACCGGAGGGCAGTCGGCATGGAAGACGGCCAGGGGGACCTCAACGCAGTCGCTTACCATGGCGTCGGCATCCCTGCCGGTCGCCCCCCTTGCGGCCGGCGGGCGGACGGCCACGACCTCGGCCGAATGGACCTGATTGACCGTCGTAAGCGGCCCGTGGGGCAGCCGTAAAGCCTTGAAGAGCCGCCTGCGGTTCTCCACCACGTTGGCACTCTCTTCGCCTGGAGCCATCCCGAGGTTGCATGAGGCGAAGGGCCCCGTTGAGACGCCTCCCAATCGGGTGGAGAAGGCGTGGGAAAACCCCTCAAAGGCCTCCAGAGCGGGGGCCGTTACATAGACGAGGCCTTCATTATCGTGAAAGGTGTTCGAGGTCGTCATGCCACGGTAGAAGCGGACGCCAAGTCGTATGCCCGCTTTCGCTGGGCGATGAGTTTCTCCTTGGAAAGCCCCGAGACGATGTGGTCCCACGGGAGGCGCTCCTCATAGGACCGTTCGCGGTGGGCGTAGAAGTCGGGATTGATCGGGTGGGTTCGTAGTGCCCTGCCCCAGTTGCCATCTTCTTCAACGACCCTCTCTAAGAGCCTGCCGACCCGGCGGTCGCCCACCGAAAGGACCGTCTGGACGTAGGACCACTTCGGCAGCTCGTAGGTCACCTCAACGTTCGGCACCTTGCCGAGGGCCCGCCGAAGGGTTTTCAGCTTCGCCTCCAATCGTTTTATCTCGAAAAACTCATCCCACTGGAAGGGGGTTTGGGCCTTGGGGATAAAGGGGTTGACGCTCAATGTTACGCGCCCTAAGGTGCCGGTCTTCCTGCTCTCGGCCAGCATGGTGTGCTTGCACCGCTTGGTCAGGCGGATCAGGTCCTCGATGTCCGCGTCCGTCTCACCAGGGAGCCCAATCATGATGTAGAGTTTGAGGTTCGGAAAGCCGCCCCGCGCAACGAGAGCGACCTTTTCCAGGATCTCCTCCTCGCCGGCGGGTTTGAAGATGACATCACGGAGCCGGTCGCTTCCCGCCTCCGGGGCCAGGGTAATGGTCCTGTGGCCGCTGGCCTTGAGGGCCTCCAGGAGCCTTTCTGAAAGCGAGTTGAGCCGGAGCGACGAGATGGAGACCTGCGCCCCCATGGCGACCGCTTCTTCGACAATCTCTTCCACCTGAGGGTGGTCGAAAACGCTCGGGCCCAGCAGGCCCACTCGCTCGTGGGTGACGAGAGCCTCTCGGACACGCCCTAGAATGTGCTCCTTAGAGGGGAATCGGGCATCGGACGCAACGTATCCGACCACGCAGAAGCGGCACCGCCGCCCGCAGCCCCGGTTCGCCTCGATCAAGTACATCCCGCCGAATTCGGTATGCGGGGTGACGATCTGTGTCACCGCCCCCCGCTCCTCGAAATCAACCACCTGCTGCTTGGTTACCACGGCCGGATAGCCGGGCTTGGGTGTGACCTCCGCCACCGTACCGTCTTCAGCGTATGCGACGTCGTATCCGGCGGGAAAATAGAGGCCGGGGAGGTCGCGTAGAGCCTCCGGCAGTTCGGCCCGGCCGGCCCCGGCGCTCACGGACTCCTGCCAACGGGACAGAAAGCCGTCCAGCTGCGCCTCAGCCTCGCCCACCAAGAATAAGTCGAAAAAGTCGGCCAGCGGCTCGGGATTGTAGAAGACGCAGATGCCCCCGCCAATGACCAATGGGGCCTCTTCAGCCCTCTCCTCCCGCCTCGGGGAGATCCCGCCCCAGTCGAGCATCTTCAGGACGTTCACGTAGTCCTGTTCGTAGCACAGGCTGAAGGCGACAATATCAAAGGAGTTTAAGGGGGTGGAGCTTTCTAAGCTGCTCAGCACACCTCGCCCGTCGGCGTAGACAGATACATCGTCGGGCTCGGGCATGAAGACCCGCTCGCACACCACATCGTCACGGTCGTTTAGGAGGCCGTAGACGACCTGCATCCCCAGATTGCTCATCCCCACGAAGTAGGAATTGGGGAAGGCTAGAGCAACCCGGATGCGCCCCCCGTGGTCTTTGTAGACCGTGTTGACCTCATCGGCGAGCAGCTGTAAGTCTTTTTGACGTAGCTTCCACGGTATCACGCATAAAACGTAGCGTGAAGAGAGTAAAAAGTCAACGTCAGCCTTTCCTCAATCGGCCTGCTTGCGAAGAAACGCGGGCACATCCCACTCCTTTTCATCGTACGAGAGGAAGTCCACGTCCCCGGCGGGGGGAGCCATTTCCGACTCCTTGGGGGCCGACTCATCGTCTGTCGACAGAGGGGAAAGAGAGTAGCTATCTCCCCCAACCACCTTCAGGCGGGGCCCATTACCATACTCCAGCGCCTCCGCGCCGGAGACCAGGACCTTCGCCGGCGGGCTGCCGAACCCGGTGGCGATTACGGTGACCCGGATTTCATCGCCCATATCCTCGTCGATGACGCTGCCGAATATGATGTGGGCATCTTCGTGGGCAGCCTCGAAGACGATGTTTGCAGCCTCGTTGACTTCGAATAGGCTCAGGTCTGGGCCGCCCGTGATGTTGATAAGCACTCCGTGAGCGCCGTCAATCGAGCTCTCCTCCAGCAGGGGGCTGCAGATAGCCCGCTGGGCCGCCTCGACGGCCCTGCCCTCGCCGACTGCGCTTCCAGCACCCATTAAAGCCATGCCCATCTCGCCCATGATGGTCTGGACGTCTGCGAAATCGAGGTTGATGAGGCCCGGCACGGTGATCAGGTCACTGATGCCCTGGACCGCCTGGCGGAGCACGTCGTCGGCAATCCTGAAGGCCTCGGTCAGGGGTGTATCCTTGCTGACCACATTGAGCAGCCTCTGGTTGGGGATGGTGATGACCGTGTCCACCTCCGCCTTGAGCTCTGCAATGCCCTGGTCGGCAATCTTCATCCGCTTTTTGCCCTCAAAGAGGAACGGCTTGGTGACCACCGCCACAACGAGGGCATGCATTTCCCGGGCAATCCGAGCTATCACCGGGGCCGCCCCGGTGCACGTGCCTCCCCCCATGCCGCCGGTGAGGAAGACCATGTCGGCGCCTTCCAATATCTCGGAGATTTTCTCGGCATCCTCGATGGCCGCCCGGCGGCCGGTCTCCGGGTTCGATCCGGCTCCAAGGCCCCGGGTCAACGTTGCGCCGAGCTGTAGCTTCTGCGGCGCGGTCGAGGCCGAGAGCGACTGGACATCTGTGTTGGCGGTGATAAAATCCACCCCGCCAAGGCTGGCGGCAATCATCGTATTGACGGCGTTCCCGCCACCGCCTCCGATACCAATGACCTTGATATCCGCCGTCAAGTATGGCTCTACCACAAACTCAAACACCATCGTATACCTCCTTTGCGCTTCGACTCCTGTTTACGACCCTCCGCGCATCTCAAACTACCTGAGCCCCTGCGTGGCTTAGACCACGGAGCTGACCCAGGACTTCATCCGCTGGAAAACCTTGTTGAATAGGTTGCGGTCCCCGAAGAAACCCGATCCGTTATTCTCCGTCTGACGCATCCCGTAGAGGACCAAGCCCACTCCGGTCGCGTACATGGGGCTGTTGACGATATCCACGAGGCCCCCGACACCGAGCGGCACGCCTTGGCGGACCGGCAGCTCAAAGACCCGCTCGGCGACCTCGACCATGCCCTCCATTATGTTGCTGCCGCCGGTCAAGACAACCCCCGATGGAATCTGCTCGTAGTAGCCGCTCTTGATAATTTCCATGCGCACGAGGCCGAAGACCTCCTCGGCCCGCGGCTGAACGATGTCGGAGAGGACCCGTCGGTGGATGACGCGGGGCTCGCGGCCGCCAACCGACGGCACTTCGATGGTCTCGTTTTCATGGACGAGGGCCGTCATAGCGCAGCCGAACTTCTTCTTAATCCGCTCGGCCTCGACCGTAGGCGTCCTCAGACCAATGGCGATGTCGTTCGTAATGTGGCTGCCGCCTATGGCCAGCACACCAGTGTGCTTAACCGATCCGTCTATGAAGACGGCTATATCGGTCGTTCCGCCACCAATGTCCACCAGCGCGACCCCAAGCTCCTTCTCGTCGGGGGTCAAGACGGCCTCGGCCGAAGCCAGCTGCTCGAGAATGATGTCATTGACCCGAAGCTGAGCCTTTTTGACGCTCTTGACGATGTTCTGGGCGCTCGTGACCGCTGCGGTCACGATGTGGACCTTCCCTTCCAGGCGCACCCCGCTCATACCGAGGGGCTCTCGAATCCCGTCCTGGTCGTCGATAAGGTACTCCTGGGGAATGACGTGGATGACCTCCCGGTCGAGGGGCATGGCGATCGCCTTGGCGGCATCGATGACCCTATCGATGTCGGGCTGGGTCACCTCCCTATTCTTGATGGCGATTATGCCGTGGGAGTTGAAACCCTTTATGTGGCCCCCGGCAATTCCCACGTAGACGCTCTCCACATCGACCCCAGCCATGAGTTCGGCCTCCTCCACGGCGCCCTTGGCGCTCTCTACCGTGCTTTCGATATTAACCACCACGCCCTTGCGAAGCCCCTTGGAGGGATGGGTGCCGATGCCTACTATATCGAGTTGGCCGTCCTCGCCGGGCTCGCCGATGATCGCACAAATCTTGGTCGTCCCGATGTCCAGGCCACAAACCATTTCTCCTCTTCGTGTCATTTTCTCACCTCCTTTCTTCGAGGCTAGCCCGCTTCCGGGTCAGCCGTGTTCGTCCGATCAGACCCCTTTGTCCTTGTCACCGCTCTTGACGATGACCCGTCTGTCAAACGAAAGATCGATGTATCGAATGTTCCCGTGGCGACGCTTAAGCTCCGCCGCAAGCGTCTTGAGACGGGCGAATTTCTTCTCCAGATCCCCTCCACGCACCGCCACGACGGCTTGACTGCCCCGTCCCTTGAGGACGATGCGGCCCGTATAAGTACAATCGACCACGGCGAGGGACCGCCGCCCCATGAGGGGCAAACCTTCGGTCGCCTGGAGAACAGCCAGGCCGGAGGCGACCTTCGGATCGGCAAAACGGATGCCCGGATTCGGCGCCGGGCCTCGAGCGCCAACTAGAACGGGAAAGCGAAGGCGGTCATCGGCCTCTGCAGCCCGAAGCACCATGCCCTCTCCATCCACCAGGACCTCCACAGCACCACTCCGGCCCGGGGCCCTCACCACCGCAACCGCCTCCCGCTCGACCACCTCTACAATGAGGCGACCTGGCAAATGACGTTCCAATTTGACCCTTTCAACCCACGGCTCGGCGAGCAGGCGGGAGGTTGCCTCGCTCAAATCCAGCGCCAAGAGGTTCGGAGCCGGCTCCAGCCCCGTCCGCTTTAGCAGTCCCTCCCGCTCAAGGTTCTTAAGCCCCCGGACCTCGATATCGGATGCCAGAAAGAGCGGCGACGAAGCGCCAATCACCGTTGCCGCCCAGACGAGCGCAACCACTGCGGCCACGGGCCCGCCGACCTTGAGGAGCACCCGCCCCCACCAGATGGCCGCGCGGGCGGGATCGAGCCAGCGCGACACGCGCCTCTTAAAGAGGCCCCATCGGCGCTTCCGGGCCTGCGCCCGCCCAGAGGACAGCCCCTTCTTCTTGCGCTTCACCTTTATCATCCAGGCTCTCCGACGACCCTGATCTCTAGCTCCAGGGCAACCCCCGATGAGGCCTCAACCATGCTCCGGACCTCTGCGATTAGAGTTTCGATCTCTGCGGCAGTCGCCCCGCCCGTGTTGATGAAGAAGTTGGCGTGCTTGGTGGAGACCTGGGCCCGACCGACGGTGAGGCCCTTGCAGCCGGCCTCCTCGATTAGGCGGCCTGCGTGGTCGCCCGGCGGATTCTTAAACATGCTTCCTGCGCAGGCCTCGCCCACCGGCTGTCTCCTTAGCCGCTCGCGGGTCATGCTCTTCATGACTTTCTGTATGTCGGCCGGGTTAGCGACGGGAAGCCGCCAGCGGCCCTCCACGATGATGGAGTCCGGTGGAAAGGCCGTCTGCCGGTAGGCGAAGCCGCATTCCTTTTTGGTAAGCCACCGAAGCTCGCCCTCCCGGTCTACCACCTCGACCCCGATTGCCCGATCTCCAACCTCCCCCTCTGGGGTGCCGGCGTTCATTCTAAAGGCCCCGCCCACGGTGCCCGGGATGGCGACTGCAAACTCCAGTCCGGTAAGCCCGCGGCGGGCCGCCGTGGCCACAAGGGTCGAGGCGGCCACTCCCGCCTCGGCGGCAAGCACCCCTTCGTCCTCGTTCTGCTCAACGAGCCAGCATCGCTTAAGCGCCGGGGCCGGATGGAGAACGAGGCCCCGGATACCGCCGTCTCGCACCAAGAGGTTGCTCCCGCCGCCCAGCACGACGTATCCTTCGCCCATCTCTCGGCAGATGCGAACCGCAGCCGCCAAGTCCTCCTTATCGGCCGGGGCATAAAAGAGGTCCGCCGACCCCCCAATCCTAAAAGTCGTATGTGGGGCCATGGATTTAGCGGCCCAGAGCTGCCCTCGCCCTTCGGCCTCAAGGCGCCTATAGAGAGCCGTGGCGCTAAAATCGGCATGAGCGGTCACCGTCATACCCTCACCCATCCTCTCCCATACTAGCGATGAGGGCCTCGCCCACCTTCCAGACATCGCCCGCCCCGAGGGTGAGCAGCAAATCGCCCGGTCGCAACCGCTCCTCCAGGAGAGGGAGAACGTCGCTCACGTCCTCGACGTAGGAGACATCCCGGTGCCCATGCATCTTCACCCCTTCGTGGATCTGTCGGCCGCTGACCCCAGGGATAGGGGCCTCCCCAGCGGGGTATATACCGGTGGTGATAAGCACATCGGCCTCGTTAAAGGCCGAGAAGAAGTCCCTGAGGAGGTATTGGGTGCGGCTGTATCGGTGTGGTTGGAAGACTACCACCAGGCGGCGCTCGCCCCAGCCGTCCTTGGCTGCCTTCAGAGTCGCTCGGATCTCCGCCGGGTGGTGTCCGTAGTCGTCCACAACCATTACCCCCTGTAGCTCGGCCTTGATTTGGAAGCGGCGCTCGATGCCGCCGAACTCGGCCAGAGCATCGGCAATGACGCCAAAGTCCAAATCCAGCTCCAATCCCACCGCGACAGCGGCAAGGCTGTTCAATACGTTGTGGACCCCCGGAATTTGGAGCCGCACGCGACCGAGGGGTCGGCCCTGATACCTCGCCGTGTAACTCGTCTCGGCGCCCTTGCGCTCAATCTCGCTACCCAGAAAGTCCGCCTGGCTCGACAACCCATAGGTGACAACCCGCCTCTCAATCCTCGGGATGAGCTCCTGGATGTGGGGCTCATCAAGACATAGGACGGCGAGCCCGTAGAACGGAACCTTGTTAATGAACGATAAAAACGTCTCCTGAAGGTGGGCCAGGTCGCGGTAGAAATCGAGATGCTCCTCATCGATGGTTGTGACCACGGCCACGGTGGGCGAAAGGTTGAGAAAGGAGCCGTCGCTCTCATCGGCCTCCGCCACCAGATAGCGGCCCTGTCCTAGCCGCGCGTTGGTTCCCCACACATTTAGGCGCCCGCCAATTACAATGGTCGGGTCGAGACCCCCGTGGCTGAGCACGCTCGCCACGAGGCTCGTGGTCGTAGTCTTGCCGTGGGTGCCGGCAATGGCGATGCCGTACTTCATTCGCATCAGCTCGGCGAGCATCTCCGCCCGGCGGATGACGGGAATCTTGCGCTCCCGGGCCGCCTCCACCTCAACGTTGTCGGGCCCCACGGCCGAGGAGATGACGACAACGTCCGCCTCACCCACGTTTTCCGCGCTGTGGAAGCCGACGACGGTGGCGCCCAGCTCCGCGAGCCGACGCGTGATGGGCGTCTCCTCGAGGTCAGAGCCGCTAACCCTGTAGCCCAAATTGAGGAGGACCTCGGCGATTCCGCTCATGCCGATCCCGCCGATCCCAACGAAATGAACCTGCTGGGTTTTGCCTAGCATTGCCTCAAGCCGCCTCCTTAATGAGTTTGAGCCCCAAGTCGACGATCCGCTCGGCCGCATCCGTGACCCGGAGCCGTCGGCAGGCCGCCACCATCGACTCTCGCCGTTCGGGCTCCTCCAGCAATCGCCGCACCGATGAAGCGAGCCTCGGGCCGTCGCACTCTTCGTCGAGCAGAACCTCGGCCGCCCCATGGGCCTCCACCGCACGGGCGTTGATCTCTTGATGTCGGTGGGCGGCGTGGGGGAAGGGGACGAGGATGGCCGGCAACAAAGCGGCCAGCACCTCAGCCACCGTCATTGCCCCCGCCCGACAGACGACCAGGTCGGCCTCCCGGTAGCGGGCGGCCATGTCGTAGAAGAAGGGCTCCACCTCGGCCCCGCCCGGCCAGGCTTCGTAAGTCATCTTGACCTCCTGGTGGTGGCGGTGGCCAGCCTGATGGACAATGCGCAGACGGCCTTGGTAGTCCATCAGCGCTCCCAGGGCTTCACCCATAGCCCGGTTGAGGCGGACCGAGCCCTGGGAGCCGCCGAAGACGAGCAAGGTCCACGGAGGCTCGCGCCTAACAAGGCGGTCTTGGGCGACGGCGTCGACCAACTCGCGCCGGAGGGGGTTGCCGGTCACCACAACCTTATCGGCCGGGAAGAACTGGCTGCTCTCGGCGAAGGCCACGCATATGACGCGGGCCAGGCGAGCGAGCCAGCGGTTCGTCACCCCCGGATAGAAGTTTTGCTCCTGGAGGAGCACCGGCACCCCTCGCTTGGCCGCCACCCAGATGGCAGGCCCAGCGACGTAGCCGCCGACACCGACGGCTAGGTCCGGCCGGAAGCGCCCCACAATTTTCCATGCCTGGGCGATCCCCACGGGAAGGCGGGCCGCCCCCGCCAGACGGGCGGGTGCGCTCTTGCCGACGACGCCGCTCGCCGTGATGGTCTCCAAGTTGAAGCCCTCGCGGGGCACGACGGTCGCCTCGAGCCCGTTCCTGGTGCCAACGAAGAGCACCTCTCCAGCAGGCTCCCGTCGGAGAAACTCCTTGGCAATGGCGATCCCCGGGTAGAGATGCCCTCCCGTGCCTCCGCCGGCAATGAGCACGCGCATCAGCGGAGCCCTCCCGACCGCTCGGCCCGGCGCGATAGATTCAACAGGAGCCCCACGGCCAGGCAGGTGACCACCAGCGAGGAGCCACCTATGCTGATGAACGGCAAAGGCAACCCCTTGGTGGGCAGCAACCCCACGACGACCCCCATGTTGATGAGGGCCTGCAGGGCGATGAACGCCGTACATCCCCCGGCAAGGTAGGCTCCGTAGGCATCGGGGTATCGGGAAGCGAGACGAAGGCCCCGCCAGATTAGAATGCCGAAGAGCAAACAGAGCCCCGTTGCGCCAATGAACCCCAACTCTTCTCCCACAACGGCGAAGATGAAATCGGTGTGCGCCTCGGGCAGGTAGAAGAGCTTCTGGGTGCCCCGGCCCAGGCCCTGGCCGAAAAGCCCGCCCCGGCCCAGGGCCAGGTAGGACTGGACCATCTGAAAGCCCGTGCCCGAGGGGTCGGCCCAGGGGTTCAAGAAGGACAGGAGGCGGCGGCGGCGGTATCCGGCTGAGGCCACGGCGACCGCCAGGACTGGCACGACGGCTGCGGCCGCCCCCGCGAGGTAGCTCCACGGTATCCCCCCCAGGACGAGCATGACCGCCACCACGGCGCCGATGAGGATGGCCGTGCCCAGGTCGGGCTCGACCAAAACGAGGGCCACGAGGATGCCCGGCACGACCATTCCCTTGAGGTAGACAGACAACGCCTCGCGCCTACAATCCTCCCGGCCGGCGAGCCAGCGGGCGAGATACAGCACACAGACGAGCTTCGCAAATTCCGAGGGCTGGACGGACAGAGGGCCAACGGGCAGCCACCGCTGCGCGCCTCCCACAGCGCGGCCGACCCCAGGTATCAGCACTAACCCTAATAGGGCGGCCACAACGACAACGGCGGGCATCGTCCAGCGCTTGACCCATTCCAGGTTCACGACGGCGGCGCACCCCATGGCCACCAGCCCGAGGGCGAGCCAGACGGACTGGCGCTTCACGAAGTAGTAGGTGTCCTTGTAGCGCTCGAGGGCGACGATGGCGCTCGAGCTGTTTACCATCACCAGCCCCACGGTGAGCAGCATAAGGACCGTAAAGAGGATGACGGGGTCAACCCGGGCCTTTTCGGGAAGCGTCAACACCCTTTTCATCGCAGCCCCTTCACCGCGGCCTTGAAAGAGAGGCCACGCTCCTCGAAATCCCGAAACGAATCGAAACTGGCGCACGCCGGACTCAAGAGCACAACATCTCCGGGCTTGGCCATCAAAAATGCCGTGCTAACAGCCGCCTCAAGGTTTTCGGCCCGCTCGACGAAGGCGTATCCGTTCAAAATCAGCGAAAGGCGCTCGGCCGCCTCCCCTATGAGGACGACAGCCCGGACCTTCTTAGATACGAGCCCGCAGAGGGGGGAGAAATCGCTCCCCTTGTCTTGCCCTCCGGCGATGAGGACGACGGGCCGATCCACGCTCTTAAGGGCGTTCATAACGGCCCCGACGTTTGTACCTTTGCTGTCGTTTATGAAGGTCACCCCTTCGATGGTGGCCACCTCCTCCATCCGGTGCTCGAGCCCGACGAAGCGCCCCAGCACCTCGACCATTTGATCGGGTGCGACACCCATCAAGAAGGCCACGCAGGTGGCCGCAAGAACGTTTTCCACGTTCCGCTTAGCATCCGCCGAGAGGGCCTCCAGTCCGTACAAGTGCTCTTCACGACCATTCTCCCTCCAGCGGACCTCCTCCCCATGGCGGAAAGCGCCCCGGTCAACGGGCCCATCGGCGCGGAAGGCGAATCGACGGCTTCGCCCCTCCCGCCCCCAGCCGAGCAGAAGAGGGTCGCCATCGTTGAGCACCACACTGTCGGTGATCCCCTGGGCGGCGTAGATGCGCCGCTTGAGATCCGCATAGGCCCCGAATGAGCCGTGGCGGTCGAGGTGATCTTCCGTAACGTTCAAGACCAAAGCGATCGAGGGCCGAAAGTCCCGGACCCCCTCGATCTGAAAGGTGGATACCTCGGCCAATAGATAGTCGGCGTCGGCCGCCTCTTCGACGAGGCCCGCCACCGGGGTGCCAATGTTGCCGCCCACTACCACCCGCAGGCCCGCGGCTTGGGCCATCTGTCCGATGAGCGTGGTGGTGGTCGATTTCCCGTTGGAGCCGGTCACCGCCACCCAAGGGATGTCCAGGAGCCGCCAGGCCAGCTCAATCTCACTGATAACCTCCACCCCGGCCTCCCGGGCCGCCGCCAGGGGTGGGGCGTCCCACGCGACCCCGGGGCTCGTCACCACCAGATGGGCCCGGCGGAAGAGCTCCAGGGGGTGGCCGCCGAAGGCGGACTCCACACCATCGGGAAGAGCCGCCGCCGCCTCGCCGAGCTCCGAGGAGGCCTTGGCGTCCGAGACGGTCACCCGGGCCCCTAGGCCCGCCAGGAGCCTTGTAGTCGCGACACCCGTCCGCCCCAGACCGACCACCACAACTCGGCGGCCGTTTAAGCTTCGGGCGTACGCGCTCTGCTCGATGGTCTTCACGGCTTCTCCCCTAACGCAACTTCAGGGTAGATAAGCTCAGCAGGGCGAGGACGATGGCGATTATCCAGAACCGGACGATCACCTTCGGCTCCTCCCAGCCCTTGACCTCAAAATGGTGGTGGAGGGGAGCCATCTTGAAGATTCGCTTGCCCCCGCTCCATCGGAAGTACGCAACCTGCAGGATGACCGATAGGGCTTCGATGACGAACAGCCCCCCCACCACCAACAGCAGGAGTTCGTGTTTGGTAATTACCGCCGCCGTGCCCAGCAGGCCCCCTAGGGCCAGGGCGCCCACATCTCCCATGAAAATCTCGGCCGGATAGGAGTTGTACCAGAGAAAGCCTAGGCCCGCCCCGATCATGGCGGCCCCGAAGACCGCCACCTCGCCCGCGCCCCGGATATGGATGATGTTGAGGTACTTGGCAAACCCGCTGTGGCCCGTCACGTAGGCGATGACCACGTATGCGACGGTGGCAATTATCACCGGCCCGATGGCCAGCCCATCGAGCCCGTCTGTGATATTGACGGCGTTGCTCACCCCCACGATGACCAGCACGACAAAGGGGATGTAAAACAGGCCCAGGTCCGGCACCGCCCGCTTGAAGAAGGGAATCGTCAGGTGAGACACAAAGGGGTGGCCGTGGGGGTCGAAGTATAGGAAACACGCCACACCGAGCGCCACAACACACTGGGCCGCCAGCTTCTCCCGCACCCCCAGGCCCTTCTTCTCCTTGAGGATGACTTTGCGGTAATCGTCGGCGAAGCCGATGAGGCCGAAACCGACAGCCGTATAGAGGAGCAACCAGACGTACTTGTTGGTGAGGTCCGCCCACAGGATGACGGAGACGAACAGGGCCAGGAGGATGAGCGTCCCGCCCATGGTCGGTGTCCCCTCTTTCGTCAGGTGGGTCTTAGGGCCATCGTCGCGGATGGACTCGCCCAGGGAGTAGCGCCGGTGGAAGGCGATGAGGACCGGCCCCAACACAAGGCTCACCGCCATCGCGGTCAGAAGGGCGTAGGAGGCCCGGAATGTAATATACCGGAAGACGTTGAATCCAATGAAGTAGTCCTTCAGAGGGTAGAGGAGATGGTAGAGCATCAGCCTTCCTCCTCCTTCTTGACCAAGAGCTCCACGACCCGCTCCATGGCCGAGCCCCGCGAGCCCTTGACCAGGATCCAGCCCCCCTCAGGCACCAGGTCCCTGAGGGCATCAGCCGCCTCAGCGTGGTCGTCACACCGGACCGCCTGGCTGGCAGGCAAGCCCGCCGCCTCGGCCGCCCGGGCCGCCTCGGCGGCCACCGGCCCCACGGTGACGAGCACCTCCACCCCGTCCACCACCGCGAGCCGACCCATCTCGGCGTGAGCCTCCGGGGCGTTCGGACCCAGCTCGCGCATCTCGCCGAAGCAAAATCCACCGGGGGCGGAGCCCTTCATTGTAACGAAGGTCTGCAGCGCCGCCCGTGTCGAGGCGGGGTTGGCGTTGTATGCGTCGTTGATGACCGTCCAACCCCCGACGGCCATCCGCTCCATCCGCATCTTCGGCAGCTCGACGTTCTCCAGGCCCCGGGGGATTGCCTCCACCGGAACTTCCAAGGCGAGGGCCGCAGCCGCAGCCGCCAGCGCGTTCATTACATTGTGGGCCCCCGGAGCCCTGAGGGAAACGGGAGACTTCGCGCCGCCCGCCACGAGGGTAAACCGGACGCCCTCGGCCCCCAGTTCCTCGGGCGCCTCGGCGGTGACCTCGGCCTCAGCTCCGAGACCGAACGTCACTATGCGGTCGGGCGCCCGGGCGCTCAAGGCCAGGGTCAGGGGGTCGTCGGCATTAAGCACAGCGATGCCGTCAGGCGGAAGGGC
This genomic interval from Nitrospinota bacterium contains the following:
- the pgeF gene encoding peptidoglycan editing factor PgeF — encoded protein: MGPHRLGAFQGETHRPAKAGIRLGVRFYRGMTTSNTFHDNEGLVYVTAPALEAFEGFSHAFSTRLGGVSTGPFASCNLGMAPGEESANVVENRRRLFKALRLPHGPLTTVNQVHSAEVVAVRPPAARGATGRDADAMVSDCVEVPLAVFHADCPPVVFYDPRRRALGLAHAGREGLRKGIARGLVRTMVKELGSDPLDLHAAIGPGIRACCYEVGPEVEEAWKTSVPGSREVFVPGPSGSAHLDLPEAIVRQLCDGGVPRDQIYDTGLCTACRTDTFFSYRAEGATTGRLMTLAVLLPTLS
- a CDS encoding radical SAM protein, encoding MIPWKLRQKDLQLLADEVNTVYKDHGGRIRVALAFPNSYFVGMSNLGMQVVYGLLNDRDDVVCERVFMPEPDDVSVYADGRGVLSSLESSTPLNSFDIVAFSLCYEQDYVNVLKMLDWGGISPRREERAEEAPLVIGGGICVFYNPEPLADFFDLFLVGEAEAQLDGFLSRWQESVSAGAGRAELPEALRDLPGLYFPAGYDVAYAEDGTVAEVTPKPGYPAVVTKQQVVDFEERGAVTQIVTPHTEFGGMYLIEANRGCGRRCRFCVVGYVASDARFPSKEHILGRVREALVTHERVGLLGPSVFDHPQVEEIVEEAVAMGAQVSISSLRLNSLSERLLEALKASGHRTITLAPEAGSDRLRDVIFKPAGEEEILEKVALVARGGFPNLKLYIMIGLPGETDADIEDLIRLTKRCKHTMLAESRKTGTLGRVTLSVNPFIPKAQTPFQWDEFFEIKRLEAKLKTLRRALGKVPNVEVTYELPKWSYVQTVLSVGDRRVGRLLERVVEEDGNWGRALRTHPINPDFYAHRERSYEERLPWDHIVSGLSKEKLIAQRKRAYDLASASTVA
- the ftsZ gene encoding cell division protein FtsZ → MVFEFVVEPYLTADIKVIGIGGGGGNAVNTMIAASLGGVDFITANTDVQSLSASTAPQKLQLGATLTRGLGAGSNPETGRRAAIEDAEKISEILEGADMVFLTGGMGGGTCTGAAPVIARIAREMHALVVAVVTKPFLFEGKKRMKIADQGIAELKAEVDTVITIPNQRLLNVVSKDTPLTEAFRIADDVLRQAVQGISDLITVPGLINLDFADVQTIMGEMGMALMGAGSAVGEGRAVEAAQRAICSPLLEESSIDGAHGVLINITGGPDLSLFEVNEAANIVFEAAHEDAHIIFGSVIDEDMGDEIRVTVIATGFGSPPAKVLVSGAEALEYGNGPRLKVVGGDSYSLSPLSTDDESAPKESEMAPPAGDVDFLSYDEKEWDVPAFLRKQAD
- the ftsA gene encoding cell division protein FtsA, which codes for MTRRGEMVCGLDIGTTKICAIIGEPGEDGQLDIVGIGTHPSKGLRKGVVVNIESTVESAKGAVEEAELMAGVDVESVYVGIAGGHIKGFNSHGIIAIKNREVTQPDIDRVIDAAKAIAMPLDREVIHVIPQEYLIDDQDGIREPLGMSGVRLEGKVHIVTAAVTSAQNIVKSVKKAQLRVNDIILEQLASAEAVLTPDEKELGVALVDIGGGTTDIAVFIDGSVKHTGVLAIGGSHITNDIAIGLRTPTVEAERIKKKFGCAMTALVHENETIEVPSVGGREPRVIHRRVLSDIVQPRAEEVFGLVRMEIIKSGYYEQIPSGVVLTGGSNIMEGMVEVAERVFELPVRQGVPLGVGGLVDIVNSPMYATGVGLVLYGMRQTENNGSGFFGDRNLFNKVFQRMKSWVSSVV
- a CDS encoding FtsQ-type POTRA domain-containing protein — translated: MIKVKRKKKGLSSGRAQARKRRWGLFKRRVSRWLDPARAAIWWGRVLLKVGGPVAAVVALVWAATVIGASSPLFLASDIEVRGLKNLEREGLLKRTGLEPAPNLLALDLSEATSRLLAEPWVERVKLERHLPGRLIVEVVEREAVAVVRAPGRSGAVEVLVDGEGMVLRAAEADDRLRFPVLVGARGPAPNPGIRFADPKVASGLAVLQATEGLPLMGRRSLAVVDCTYTGRIVLKGRGSQAVVAVRGGDLEKKFARLKTLAAELKRRHGNIRYIDLSFDRRVIVKSGDKDKGV